The genomic window CATGTTGAGCTTTGCGCCTTTGCCAATCTGCCCGATCAGGTCGCCGCCGCTGACACGTTGGCCCAGCGTGACGTGAATGTCCCGCAGGTGCCAGTAGCCGGAAATGCTGCCGTCCTCGTGTTTGATTTCAACAATGCCGCCGATGTACCCGTCCCACATCACGGCCACCACCACGCCTGAATCCACGCCGTGTACCGGGTCACCCAGATCGGTATTACCGCCAGTGACGGCATTGAGGTCGATTGCAGGGTGAACGGAGCCCTCTGCCCGGTAATAGGCTGCGTCCAGGAAAGCGCAGCCGGTCTGCACGGTGTAGCGGGTGGTCGGCGTATCGAGCGTGGGCCAAAATGCGGTCATGCGTCTCCCTTCTGAAAGCAACTGGCCGCAATGACGAAGGGCACGCGGTAGGCCGAGGCGTCCGAGTTGAAGGCGGTGGCCGCGCCGCGCACCTCATACAGGCCTACGGGCAAGGTCTTGGGCAATTGGTAGCGAATTGTCCGGGTGACCCCTTGACCGCGTTCTTCTTCCGTCCAGACGAAAAACTTGGGGGCCACTTCTGGCACCAGCGTGCGCTGTTCGGAGACGTTCCAGAGCGTGCGCACCACCACCAGCAGGGTAGGCACCCGGTCGACGATCAGCTGGGGCCGGAACTCCACGACGTCGCCGGGACAGATGTCGCCGCGGGTCGGCAGGTACACCTCCTCGGTGAAGGTAAACGGCGGTGGGCGGAACACTTGGCGGTAGGTCTGAATGACGAGCAGGCTGCCGAGAATCAGCAAGCACGCCATCACGCCCCACACCACGCCCCGTGCCCAGCGCTGGACACTGCGAACTTCTAAACCGGTCATTTGCCTCCTCCAAACACGCCTGAAAGCAGCCCGATGACGGCGAGTAAGCCTGCCAACGTGCCGCCCCCCAGCCACTTGACGACCGTGGTGATGCCGCGCAGGTAAGCCTGTTGGGTGTTATTGGCGCTTTCAAGTTTGTCGATCCGGTCGGCCAAGCTTTCGGTTTCCGTGTTCAGCTCATCGGCCACGCTGCGGATGGCCTGCCGCAGGGAGGGGGTGCCCGCGTCCACGTCGCCCTGAACGGTTCGTTCGAGTTTTTGCACCGAGGTTTTCATGCCGTCGAGCCCCGCCCGGACTTCCACCAAGAGGGCGGTTTGGGTATCGCCGCCCCCGGTCATGGCTGTCCCACGCGGATGGGGAGCCACGCGCCGAATTGGCCGGTCTGCAAGTCCCACACCTTGGGATCGAAGACTTCCCAGCGCCACGTGAACAGCGTCGAGAGTTCCTTGACAGGGATGGTGCTGCTGGTCTTGGTGACGACCCACGCGCCGATTTGGGGCTTGATGGGCTGGTAGCGTGCGCCTGCGGCCCGGGTGTTGAGCGTACTGGACTTGCGTACCCGGAAGACGGTGGCCGGGGAGCACGTCCGAGCAACCTGCAGCAGAGGGGTGTACGTGACGCCGCGCGTGGCTTGCGGGATCAGGCTGATGCCACACGCGGGGGCCGCGAGGACAAGGGCAAGGGTCAGGATGTGCATGGGCCTCCAATCGGCATGGAAAACCGCCCAGCAGCCGGAAGCGTGGGCGGGTGAAGAGGTACGGGAATCAGGCTACAGAGAACGCACTGGCCGGACTGATCTGGGGGGCTACGGTTGCCGAGCTCGTCTCCGGTCAGTCGTACACCACCTCCGGCGTGCCGTAGTTCGGCCCCATTTGAATGCCTGCGTTGTGGCACCACAGCAGGAACTGGTGGTGCGCCGCCCGCTCCTCTGCCGCCGTCGCGAGGCGGTTCTCGCACGTGTTTCCGAACGTCAACGCCTTCGTCGTCCACTCTTCCCCGAAGCCCTGCGGCTGCGTGTTCAGGTTCGTGGGCTTGATGGTATGAACGTTGCTGATGCCCAGGCTGTGCGACACGGCTTTGCCCTCGACCGTGAAGCCCGCGTCCCCACTCATGTACACGCCGATGCGCGGGTCGCCCGTGAGCGGCGTCCCGTCCCGCAGCTTGCCCGTAAAAATCACCTTGCCCCGGTTCAACTGGTGATTGTTCCCGTGCTGCGCACCCAGCTGCGTGCCGGGGCCGACCAACCAGAAGTCCTCGATGAGCGTAAACGCGCCCGTGTTCGCGTACCGCGTCAGGTGCTTTTCATCGGCAGGCAACCCGCCCGTCATGCTCTGGTACGGGAAACTGTAGTCGCCCGCTGGCTTGGGCGCGCCGGGAATGTAACTGCCCGTCGGCTGCCGCTGGCCGCCCATGTTGAACGGCATCCCCGGCTGCCACCGCTGGCCCGTGTTGCTGATGCCGTTGCCAGGGTTCCCGAACGTAAAGTACCCGCGCAGCTTGACGCGCACGTCGAGGCTTTCACCACCGATCAGGTAGAAGTTGAACTGGTCTTCCATCAGGCTTTTCATGTGCGTCGAGTACACGAAGATGCCCGCCCAGTCCAGCCCGCCAAAAAACTGCCCCGGCAGGTTTTCGTCCGCGTTGTTGTTGCCGTTTAGATTGAGGAGCTGGGCGAAATCATGGCCGATGGGCATGGTGTACCCGTCCGTATCGTTCGGGTTGCTCTGCCCTCGCGTGGAGCTCTCCTTGTGCTTGCTAACAATCGTGTCGTTCGACAAATCTCCGCCCACCCCGTTGCTGCGCTTACGCGCCAGGTCCCAGTAGATGTTCCCGTATCCGGTCGTGACCGCCCCGCCCTCAGCGGCTTTCTTCCCGCGCCACTGTCCCAGCGACGTGCCGCCCATCGCCCGCACGAGGTTTCGGCGCTCGGAGTGCGTGGAACCGTAGTCACCGACAAAAAACTGTCCCACAGCGTAATTCTTGGTGGTTGGAACTTTGCCGTAGGCGTAGTTGTCTTCGAGCACGACGTTCGCGTTGCCGTTGGTGCTACAGAAGTTGCCACTGGTGCGCCCCTTGTTCTTCCGGATTCTGACCTTGTTTTTTGTGTTGACCCGGATGCAGTCCACCCGCTCGCCGGTGTCGAAGACGTAGCCCTCAAAGACCGTCTCAGCACCCGCCACCGTGTTGCTATCGTCGATCACCAGTTGAGTCGTACGAGGATTGGCCGAGAATGCCGATTGGGTGCCGGACAGGGTCACGTGCGCCACCTCGGTGCCGTTGGCCAGGACGGCCAGCACGCGGTAGGAAATCGCTTCGCCCTCCCAGGCCCACAGGTTGCGGAAGGTCAGCCCCGTCTGCGGCACAGCAGTCAGGCGCGTCCAGCCCCACTCAGGCACACCAAGTTCGTGGTTGCGCTCGATGTGGTAGCCCTGTACGCCTGTTTCGTAAGCAGCGGGCCACTGGAGGTCAGCGCCTTGAGCGGAGAACGTGATGCGGGCCGAGATGGTCGGAGCCACGGGGACGGGGAGCGGAAGGCTCCGGGCCTCCACAAACCGCAACTGAGTCTGGGACTCCACCACGCCGCACGGCACAAAGGCGCGGGTTTCATTCGGCGCGAGGGAGGCAGGCCGCGCTCCGCGTGGATAGAAGATCAGGTTTGAGGTGCCCCCGGTGTCACCGAGCGCCACCAGCTTCCCCACGTCTGCAGCCGCAAAATCTCCTGGAGCGATGCCGCCGGGGACGTACACCTCGGTCGCGGAGTAGCGGTAGTACAAGGGTGCGCCACCCTCCAGCTCGGCCTTCATCGTGTTGGCAGCGTCGATCAGCACGCTGGGATTGCCCGGAGAGGGGATGCAGATGTTCCCAACTGTGCCGCCTGTTTTGCCGGTGAGGAGCAGGGGATGCGGCCCAGGCTCGCCTTTGTCTCCTTTCAGGCTGAAGGAGGGCAATGGTGTGCCCGGTTCAGGCGGCATCTGCAAGGTGCTGAGGGCCTGCGCTTCAGCCGGCGTGATGACGGTCACGGCCACTAGGGCACCTCTGGGGGGTGAATCGAGCGCGGATCGGGCGGGGCCTCGCAGCGAGACGGACGGAGATCGATCCACCCCAACGCCTTGAGGGACTGCCCACACGCCGCAAGGTAAGCCAGCGCGTAGGTCTGCGCGAACCCCTCGAACGGGTTGTCGAAATACGGGCCGAGATCCGGGCGGGAAAACCCGAGGATCAGGTAGCGCCCCGCCAGGCAGTGCCCCGCCTCATGCGCAGCCACCATCGGAATCTGGTCACGGGAGAGGGACGGGTCGATGTCCACCACGCAGGATTTGCCGCCCGGTGCACTGATGGCGTAGCCGCCGAGGTTGCCGCCCAGTCCACCCGGACTGACCCAACGCCAAGTGATCTGGGTATCCAGCACGGTCGTCGTCCACTGCGCGTTGTCGCGGGGTGGCACGGTCACAGAGCAGGCGCTCAAGAGCAGCGCCAGAAAGAACAGCAATCGTTTCATAGGCCTCCTTCAGGCCAAGAAAAACCGCCCAGCAGCCGAACGCGTGGGCGGTGTGAAGGGGGCGGCTCAGCCTCGTCTACGGGTGGCTTT from Deinococcus sp. QL22 includes these protein-coding regions:
- a CDS encoding M23 family metallopeptidase, which codes for MTAFWPTLDTPTTRYTVQTGCAFLDAAYYRAEGSVHPAIDLNAVTGGNTDLGDPVHGVDSGVVVAVMWDGYIGGIVEIKHEDGSISGYWHLRDIHVTLGQRVSGGDLIGQIGKGAKLNMAAHLHFYVKKAGVVLAPSHWPSAHIKNRQACEAFVREHYHPPEHWLYARGAKRTLASLQALRGAPTTRVLVNDVEITGQLVQRPEHDMSIDARTETVRVYLNSREPTLVVPALPPGVIH